In the genome of Engraulis encrasicolus isolate BLACKSEA-1 chromosome 21, IST_EnEncr_1.0, whole genome shotgun sequence, the window GAAGTTCTCTTAAAATATCTTGTGTGATATATGAGTGACAAAATGAACCCCAACAGACATGGCAAAACAACATGACTGAAATAGTTGAACAGCTTCCTTACTCTCGAGAGGTCCAGTGCTGAGAGACTGCTGTAGAATTAGAGAAGGCAATAAAGTGGGTTGAACATGTACGCATTAGGTAGCGTCACTGAAAGTGGCACTCACTGTCCCCTCTGTTGATGTGTGGTGTTTTGAACATGTATTTTTGAGGACCTGTTGAGACTTTTAGATATGATGAATGTTTCAAATCTGAAATATTACAGTGGAGATGTAGCTAAATAATGGAACATACACAGAAACATGCTGGTGTTctatgtcttatttcttattcagCTCCACATATGATTGTCATGGCAGCCGCAAGTGGATTTTCCTGGCGTCAAACGGTTAAAACTTTATTAAAACATCAGAGCAACTACTTTCTGAGCCAGAAGTTCTGATAACCACCACCCAACACATCAGATTGTAGGTTGGGTGAAATGAGGAGTGTTCACAGGTtagaggagggtggagaagacATGGGAGAAGCCAGCATAGACTCCTGCATACACCTGTAGATAATGCTGCTTTGATACTATCACTCGGTAACATATAGTCTACATTTTGCTGTGTGCTTTCTACTTTTCGTGGACTTAATTTAAAATGCTGTGACCATGGACACATTTCATGTTGATGATTATCCATAATCACTGAAATGTCTCCAAAGTGAGGGTATTAGTTACTGTAAGTGCCGCTAATGACATGATTGGCATGTAATGCTAATTGGTCTTGTTTAACTTTCCATGACACAGCTGAAAGATGATTTCTCCATAGAGACAGGCAGCTGTTTTGTTGCAGTGGTACATGTTTTGTTAGAACTACTGATTGATTATAACTAACCATTGCCCTTGACCCTCACTTGACAGAAAAAATATTCAGGGGAAAATGGACAACAGACACAAGTGTTAATATGTTGGTTTGACACTTGGGGAATTCATCAtaggaaaaaatgaatgaatgaaatgaatttgGACAATCTGTTCCTAATATTATTGTATTAGCTATTACCAAAATATGAATGACCAATTCCTACTATAGGATACTTAACACACATGTAAGATTCTTGAGCAGTGAGGAGGGGAGTTTATCTAGGTCAAACCTCAACATAATATTTTGATTAAGCTTCATGAAAATAGTTGTGCCTTATTTTCCGGGGAGTATCCCTCTCTTAATGGGATTTCTGCTATAATTGTGATGATGTCAGAGTGTCCCACAGCCCAGGCTAAAACAATGCTCTTTGGAGAGACGACACGAGATACATGTCCAGACTTACATGGAGGATTAGCGCCTGAAAATAACAGGTAGGCTTAAAACAATGTCCGGTTGACTTTTAGAATAATTATAGGCTGTGCGCGATCAATTAATTTCTCTTTCTCCGTGTAACACAATAGCTGACTTAGAAGGCGATGTAGATAAAGAGACTAGCCTACTGTTGGAGCAACGAAACTTCTGAATGAAAAGTAAACGTGTTTGTGCAGTGCGTAATTTTGCGCGTTATTTTTCCGCGTAATTTCGCACAACTTTAATCGCTCGCTGTACCAATGCTTTTGGGACTTTAGGGAGTTTCCTTGTCAGTTTTAATACACCACAATGAATTCAGATGCATGTCGGTAAAGAGGCAAATTGTATAGTCTATCCATTTGGGCACCAAAGAGGGCGCTAAATCAGAAGTCCACGTTATCACCAACCATGTCCATATTCGGCATTTAgaatattgtgattgtaaagggcATTTTTCATTCACTATTATGTGTGTCTATCATTTCTTCAGAATGTGGACAGGTTCGCCCAGAGTTTCTCCACTCGCTCATCTGCTCCTGGTCACTGCGCTGGGGGTGTCCGTCGTTGTGGCGAAACTGCACACTTTTCGTGGTTGCGCCGTGCGCGACTTCTCCTTCATGGCGCACAAGCCTGGCTGCAGGGGACTGCGCATACAGACAGAAGCGTGCTGGGGAAGATGCCACACCTGGGAGGTATGGTATGCACGGGATGTATTCCGACACAGTTAAACAATATCCTTTTTCAACATGGCTCACAGTTTGAATTGAAATTTACTGTTGCCTTTTTGTTGTTGCTTCGCTCGTTTTTCAAGAAGCCTCTGCCGGAGCATCCTTACATCCAGCGCCATCACCGAGTATGCACCTACAGCCGCATGCGCCACCTGACAGCCAGACTCCCTGGCTGCCAGCCCAATGTCTCGCCTCTCTACCACTACCCACACGCGCTGCAGTGTGACTGCTCCGTCTGCTCCTCGCTCCACACCGAGTGCCAGACCTTCTGAGAGGACACAGGCAGGGATGTGACGATGACATCTGCGGAATACGGGAGATAGGAGACTACGAACTCTTAGGCTAAACATTACAATAGCCACATGATATTGTTACATACG includes:
- the LOC134437583 gene encoding glycoprotein hormone beta-5-like is translated as MWTGSPRVSPLAHLLLVTALGVSVVVAKLHTFRGCAVRDFSFMAHKPGCRGLRIQTEACWGRCHTWEKPLPEHPYIQRHHRVCTYSRMRHLTARLPGCQPNVSPLYHYPHALQCDCSVCSSLHTECQTF